From Anopheles arabiensis isolate DONGOLA chromosome 3, AaraD3, whole genome shotgun sequence, a single genomic window includes:
- the LOC120900002 gene encoding AF4/FMR2 family member lilli isoform X3, with amino-acid sequence MPPQRSMWDEVLTSLSSRQDTVSPTDTACSSESPAFLGPPSSSSHLLAYDQNSSEEELEVINGGGGSGGCDLVEVGSVSGVPSRLSGLPILSNPHTDEETEEEEEEEEEEEDDVTEGIVDEVEEEDYVATPGAAPVGTTAAATISESTAGQCGGPGAMDTSGSIVRGREFMVIGPCGADEDDGEAEPLDDFAEELSSLTAIPQTTVAAATTVVPLASAPLATKLISSAATAGKRLGSVSSLLEKRKRSLAHNSDDEVRYLLEQQQPPNQQQQQQLPTHHHHHPLAHQYHHTLRHHHHHHHHLQHQQQQEELQPEEAAPLSAPVNFRTSPPLEALKPHRGHILQRSTTPLVLGEGCGAAGVAPTAPSGLRPSSGSSLSSLGGGTTGISGFYGTGSNSSCSGSNTSTTVGSCVGGGGGAGGLRFGLGRRPIGCDSPLTAVCHRNSTNPPPHHGGGTGSLGSGLSTTTTRTSSSSSSGAAASLSSAPASLVRLGAGSSPEPAGGGGSITTTTPLVTSMDVSRSVSPPAKMFHCAVSPRRRQPRHQQQRLQRPHRPCLDFDKMQQLKARSVTTWRHSNEHSGELSVFCW; translated from the exons TCAGAATAGctcggaggaggagttggAGGTGATCAATGGAGGTGGCGGGTCCGGGGGCTGCGATCTCGTCGAGGTGGGCAGCGTGAGCGGTGTGCCGAGCCGGTTGAGCGGACTGCCCATTCTGAGTAACCCTCACACGGACGAGGAGActgaggaggaggaagaggaggaagaagaggaagaagatgaTGTGACCGAAGGTATCGTGGACgaggtcgaggaggaggatTACGTGGCGACACCTGGAGCAGCACCGGTGggaacaacggcagcagcgacaATCAGCGAAAGTACGGCGGGCCAGTGCGGTGGCCCCGGCGCCATGGATACGAGCGGCAGTATTGTGCGGGGCCGGGAGTTCATGGTGATCGGGCCGTGCGGCGCTGACGAGGACGACGGTGAGGCGGAGCCGCTGGACGATTTTGCCGAGGAGCTGTCGAGTCTGACGGCGATCCCCCAGacgacggtggcggcggcgacgaCAGTGGTGCCGCTTGCATCGGCACCGTTAGCGACCAAACTGATCTCATCGGCGGCGACCGCCGGCAAGCGGTTGGGAAGTGTGAGCAGCTTGCTGGAGAAGCGCAAACGTTCCCTGGCGCACAATTCGGATGATGAG GTACGCTATCTGCTggaacagcaacaaccaccgaaccagcagcagcagcagcaactaccgacccatcatcatcatcatccactcGCGCATCAATATCATCATACGTtgcgccaccatcaccaccaccaccaccacctgcagcaccaacagcagcaggaggagcTCCAGCCGGAGGAGGCGGCGCCCCTGTCGGCGCCGGTCAACTTCCGCACATCGCCACCACTAGAAGCTTTAAAACCACACCGTGGCCATATACTGCAGCGCTCGACGACCCCGCTAGTGCTGGGCGAGGGGTGCGGTGCGGCCGGTGTTGCTCCGACCGCACCGAGCGGGCTTCGGCCCTCGTCCGGGTCGTCGCTGTCGTCGCTCGGCGGTGGCACCACCGGCATTAGCGGTTTCTACGGCACCGGTAGCAACAGTAGCTGCAGCGGTAGCAACACTAGTACGACCGTAGGAAgttgtgttggtggtggtggtggtgccggtggCCTTCGTTTCGGCCTCGGCCGACGCCCCATTGGCTGTGATAGTCCATTGACTGCGGTGTGCCATCGCAACAGCACCAATCCGCCACCACACCACGGCGGTGGCACCGGCAGCCTTGGATCCGGGCTTAGTACAACAACCACTCgaacgtcatcatcatcatcatcggggGCGGCGGCGTCCCTGTCGTCGGCACCGGCTTCGCTAGTACGGCTTGGGGCGGGCAGCAGCCCGGAACcggccggcggcggcggcagtatcaccaccaccacccccctaGTAACTAGTATGGACGTGAGCCGGTCCGTTAGTCCACCGGCGAAGATGTTCCACTGTGCCGTGTCGCCGCGCCGGCGGCAGCcccgccaccagcagcagcggctgcaGCGTCCCCACAGGCCCTGCCTAGACTTTGACAAGATGCAACAG CTCAAGGCACGCTCCGTCACCACCTGGCGGCACAGCAACGAGCACTCGGGCGAGCTGTCCGTCTTctgctggtga
- the LOC120904056 gene encoding uncharacterized protein LOC120904056, with the protein MKHTIILISTLFLLTITVSSDSIESACKQFNRQISIYRPQGVVVNQRMRRNLVGLEMEVYINQEERSNPMCDLCANATMSGRRRKLLQVNKPHVLVLPGDNFQYTVTKRYRNGLPAQLSCKFRVSGDRMIHSHPAVRHCPENAPRSNVVREINYAAEKRLLEDTINELLTACEAAGTTKMLILLGNYQDIESEKALKRYVIGQLESLLPSVEWDGTVENVYRSNGRFVFEVKTALMKLKILHLVRGAEAAASIVDYDKQARSTYDRDDYFDEDYDEHESTTGVVEVMF; encoded by the exons ATGAAACATACAATCATTCTCATCAGCACGCTGTTTCTACTGACGATAACTGTATCAAGTGATTCGATTGAATCAGCATGCAAACAGTTCAACCGACAGATAAGTATCTATCGTCCCCAAGGAGTGGTGGTAAATCAACGCATGAGAAGAAATTTAGTTGGCCTCGAGATGGAGGTGTACATTAATCAAGAGGAACGATCGAACCCGATGTGTGACCTTTGCGCCAATGCTACGATGTCGGGTCGACGAAGAAAGCTGCTGCAGGTTAACAAGCCACATGTGCTGGTGCTTCCGGGCGATAACTTTCAGTACACGGTTACCAAACGCTACCGTAATGGGCTTCCGGCCCAATTGAGCTGTAAATTTAGAGTTAGTG GTGATCGGATGATACATTCGCATCCAGCAGTACGCCATTGTCCAGAAAATGCTCCGCGGAGCAATGTAGTCCGTGAAATCAATTATGCCGCTGAAAAGCGCTTACTAGAGGACACAATTAACGAACTGCTAACAGCCTGTGAGGCTGCTGGAACAACCAAAATGCTTATCCTGCTGGGTAACTATCAGGACATTGAGTCGGAAAAGGCTCTGAAACGTTATGTGATAGGTCAGCTAGAATCACTACTTCCCTCGGTCGAATGGGACGGTACGGTAGAGAACGTGTACCGCTCAAATGGACGGTTCGTTTTTGAAGTTAAAACGGCACTGATGAAGCTGAAAATACTTCACCTCGTCCGAGGTGCTGAGGCAGCCGCAAGCATCGTGGATTATGACAAACAGGCCCGTTCGACGTACGATCGTGACGACTATTTTGATGAGGATTACGACGAGCATGAGAGTACGACGGGCGTAGTTGAAGTAATGTTTTAA